One Apteryx mantelli isolate bAptMan1 chromosome 22, bAptMan1.hap1, whole genome shotgun sequence genomic region harbors:
- the LOC106495346 gene encoding argininosuccinate lyase gives MATEGDRLWGGRFLGTMDPYMEILNSSIAFDRRLSEVDIRASMAYARALEKAGILTRPELEKILSGLEKISDEWSKGVFVVNKSDEDIHTANERRLKELIGDIAGKLHTGRSRNDQVVTDLKLFMRNSISVLSTHLLQLIKTLVERAAMEIDVIFPGYTHLQKAQPIRWSQFLLSHAVALTRDSERLGEMKRRINVLPLGSGALAGNPLDIDREMLRIELGFASISLNSMDAISERDFVVEFLFVATLIMTHLSRMAEDLIIYSTSEFGFLTLSDAYSTGSSLMPQKKNPDSLELIRGKAGRVFGRFASILMVLKGLPSTYNKDLQEDKEAVFDVVDTLTAVLQVAAGVISTLQINKGKMEKALTPEMLSTDLALYLVRKGMPFRQAHIASGKAIRLAETKGITINNLTLEDLKSISPLFGSDVSQVFSFINSVEQYRAPGGTAKSSVTAQIEQLRRLMKKLREQA, from the exons ATGGCAACCGAG GGGGATAGACTTTGGGGAGGAAGGTTTCTTGGAACCATGGATCCCTACATGGAGATTCTCAACTCCTCCATTGCTTTTGACCGGAGACTGTCTGAAGTTGATATCCGGGCAAGCATGGCTTATGCCAGAGCCTTGGAGAAGGCTGGCATCCTCACTAGACCTGAGCTGGAGAAGATCCTGAGTGGTCTGGAAAAG ATCTCCGACGAGTGGTCGAAAGGAGTCTTTGTGGTGAACAAAAGTGACGAGGATATCCACACTGCCAACGAACGCAGACTGAAG GAGCTGATTGGAGATATTGCTGGAAAGCTGCACACTGGAAGAAGCAGAAATGATCAG GTTGTGACTGACTTGAAGCTGTTCATGAGGAACTCCATCTCTGTGCTGTCCACTCACCTGCTGCAGCTCATTAAGACCCTGGTGGAACGTGCTGCCAT GGAAATTGATGTTATCTTCCCTGGCTACACTCATCTGCAAAAAGCTCAGCCCATCAGATGGAGCCAGTTCTTGCTCAG CCATGCTGTTGCACTGACCCGTGACTCTGAGCGCCTGGGAGAGATGAAGAGGAGGATCAATGTCTTGCCCTTAGGAAG CGGTGCTCTGGCTGGCAACCCACTGGATATTGACAGAGAGATGCTGCGCATCG AGCTGGGCTTTGCATCCATCAGTCTGAACAGCATGGATGCCATCAGCGAGAGAGACTTTGTGG TGGAATTCCTCTTTGTTGCCACCCTGATCATGACCCACCTTAGCAGGATGGCTGAAGATCTCATCATCTACAGTACCAGCGAGTTTGGCTTCCTGACCCTCTCGGATGCCTACAG CACTGGCAGCAGTCTGATGCCTCAGAAGAAGAACCCTGATAGTCTGGAACTGATCCGCGGCAAAGCTGGACGTGTGTTTGGACGG TTTGCCTCTATTCTCATGGTTCTCAAAGGACTTCCAAGCACCTACAACAAGGATCTGCAG GAGGACAAGGAGGCTGTCTTTGATGTGGTGGACACCCTGACTGCTGTGCTCCAGGTTGCCGCTGGAGTCATTTCTACCCTCCAG ATCAACAAGGGGAAGATGGAGAAAGCTTTGACCCCTGAAATGCTGTCCACTGACCTGGCTCTCTACTTGGTTCGTAAAGGA ATGCCATTCAGACAAGCCCACATTGCCTCTGGGAAGGCTATCCGCCTTGCTGAGACTAAGGGCATCACCATCAATAATCTCACCCTGGAAGACCTGAAGAGCATCAG CCCCCTGTTTGGCAGCGACGTCTCCCAGGTCTTCAGCTTCATCAACAGTGTGGAGCAGTACAGGGCCCCAGGAGGTACCGCCAAGAGCAGCGTGACTGCCCAGATCGAGCAGCTGAGGAGgctgatgaagaagctgagggAACAAGCTTAG